Proteins co-encoded in one Chrysemys picta bellii isolate R12L10 chromosome 13, ASM1138683v2, whole genome shotgun sequence genomic window:
- the LOC122172645 gene encoding uncharacterized protein LOC122172645, with the protein MSAELVEGELPQAPSVFPLFPCCDDIAGSPSCEVTVACLVTGYFPEPVNVKWNSGRVTNGIKTFPAMAQSSGRAFTLVSQLTVPASDLAHHTYQCSVEHTPSRKKIDVEITNVCEALIHPEVRLLGPSCERNAMEKQMEVVCLLLRFSPHAAKVEWLVNGEKRNLPTDFSVGKGTDGTYMGQSRVNITKESWEQGDVYTCQVTHPARGLERSMHNTSKCLACLSNSVAPSVYVTEPSYDDLIGKTARVTCLVLGYSLVDVRVVWEVDGKASSDAETGNPEQANGTQSVTSTHKITLEQWKSRTKFTCKVRLPCFAEVTQDMPLMDTTREGLVHPEVRFLGPSCERNAMEKQMEVVCLLLRFSPHAAKVEWLVNGEKRNLPTMDFSVGKGTDGSYMGQSRVNITKESWEKGDVYTCKVTHPAWGTEHSMHNTSKCLACLSNSVAPSVYVTEPSYDDLIGKTARVTCLVLGYSLVDVWVAWEVDGKASSDAETGNPEQANGTQSVTSTHKITLEQWKSRTKFTCKVRLPCFAEVTQDMPLMDTTYPAHAPTVSATVSCPDPEETPGKRDSHTFLCDVTGFFPADIRLRWEHNGSLVPASQYSNGPVFRSGQAYSAQSILRVPRSKGEGEAGPQYVCLVWHMTLNETLKVKVKPQNCGGNCNRHPLEVFLLPPSLEDLYIAQNATITCLVSGMETPGSLEVSWSRGIGGPLDVVYREPVLQENGTYSATSILRVCVEEWQAGEEFTCTVKHRDIPSAIVKTIHKIHEVSPRNPSVYISPPHAEELSLRESATITCLASGFWPRDILVTWTQQDRPVPQEAYTNIGPVREAGKEELYFIYSKLNVLASEWQRGDTYACVVGHEGLPMTFIHRSVDKASGKPTTVNVSVILSDTDVTCY; encoded by the exons ATGagcgcagagctggtggagggag AGCTCCCCCAAGCCCCTTCTGTGTTCCCTTTGTTCCCCTGTTGTGATGACATTGCCGGGAGCCCCTCTTGTGAGGTGACCGTAGCCTGCCTGGTGACCGGCTATTTCCCGGAGCCCGTGAATGTCAAGTGGAATTCCGGCAGAGTGACCAACGGGATCAAGACCTTCCCAGCCATGGCACAGAGCAGTGGCAGGGCCTTCACCCTCGTCAGCCAGCTCACCGTCCCTGCCTCGGACCTGGCGCACCACACCTACCAGTGCAGTGTGGAGCACACTCCCTCCCGTAAAAAGATAGATGTGGAGATCACGAACG TATGTGAGGCTCTTATTCATCCTGAAGTTCGCCTCCTGGGCCCCTCCTGTGAGCGCAACGCCATGGAGAAGCAGATGGAGGTGGTTTGCCTCCTCCTAAGATTCAGCCCCCATGCAGCCAAAGTGGAATGGCTGGTGAACGGCGAGAAGAGGAACCTTCCCACAGACTTCTCCGTTGGGAAGGGCACAGATGGCACCTACATGGGCCAAAGCCGAGTGAACATCACCAAggagagctgggagcagggggatgtTTACACCTGTCAAGTGACCCACCCAGCGAGGGGACTGGAGCGCTCCATGCACAACACCAGCAAGTGCTTGG CCTGCCTCAGTAACTCAGTGGCTCCATCCGTCTATGTCACTGAACCGTCCTACGATGACCTGATTGGGAAGACAGCCCGTGTGACGTGCCTGGTGCTGGGCTATAGCTTGGTAGATGTTCGGGTGGTTTGGGAAGTGGATGGGAAAGCCAGCTCTGATGCGGAGACAGGAAACCCGGAACAAGCCAATGGAACCCAGAGCGTCACTAGCACCCACAAAATAACCTTAGAGCAATGGAAGAGCAGGACCAAGTTCACTTGCAAAGTGAGACTTCCTTGTTTTGCAGAAGTCACCCAGGATATGCCACTCATGGACACAA CACGCGAGGGTCTCGTTCACCCTGAGGTTCGCTTCCTGGGCCCCTCCTGTGAGCGCAACGCCATGGAGAAGCAGATGGAGGTGGTTTGCCTCCTCCTAAGATTCAGCCCTCATGCAGCCAAAGTGGAATGGCTGGTAAATGGTGAGAAGAGGAACCTTCCCACCATGGACTTCTCCGTTGGGAAGGGCACAGATGGCTCCTACATGGGCCAGAGCCGAGTGAACATCACCAAGgagagctgggagaagggggacGTCTACACCTGTAAAGTGACCCACCCAGCATGGGGAACGGAGCACTCCATGCACAACACCAGCAAGTGCTTGG CCTGCCTCAGTAACTCAGTGGCTCCATCCGTCTATGTCACTGAACCGTCCTACGATGACCTAATTGGGAAGACAGCCCGTGTGACGTGCCTGGTGCTGGGCTATAGCTTGGTAGATGTTTGGGTGGCTTGGGAAGTGGATGGGAAAGCCAGCTCTGATGCGGAGACAGGAAACCCGGAACAAGCCAATGGAACCCAGAGCGTCACTAGCACCCACAAAATAACCTTGGAGCAATGGAAGAGCAGGACCAAGTTCACTTGCAAAGTGAGACTTCCTTGTTTTGCAGAAGTCACCCAGGATATGCCACTCATGGACACAA CCTACCCTGCCCATGCACCTACTGTCTCAGCCACTGTCTCCTGCCCGGACCCAGAGGAAACTCCAGGGAAGAGAGATTCCCACACGTTCCTCTGTGACGTCACTGGATTCTTCCCAGCAGACATCAGACTCCGCTGGGAGCACAACGGCTCCCTAGTCCCCGCCTCCCAGTACAGCAATGGCCCCGTTTTCAGATCTGGCCAGGCCTACTCTGCTCAGAGCATCTTGAGAGTCCCCAGGTCTAAGGGGGAAGGAGAAGCGGGGCCTCAGTATGTCTGCCTGGTGTGGCACATGACGCTGAATGAAACCTTGAAGGTCAAGGTGAAGCCACAGAATT gTGGTGGCAACTGTAATCGACACCCTCTGGAggtctttctccttcccccttccctggaggACCTCTACATAGCACAGAACGCCACCATCACTTGTTTGGTGAGTGGCATGGAGACCCCTGGCAGCCTGGAGGTCTCCTGGAGCCGGGGTATCGGGGGCCCGTTGGACGTGGTCTACAGGGAGCCGGTGCTGCAGGAAAATGGCACTTACAGTGCAACCAGCATCCTGCGGGTGTGCGTGGAGGAGTGGCAGGCGGGGGAGGAGTTCACCTGCACCGTGAAACACCGAGACATCCCGTCGGCCATTGTCAAGACCATCCACAAGATTCATG AAGTCTCTCCTCGTAACCCTTCTGTCTACATCTCCCCTCCTCACGCTGAGGAGCTGTCTCTCCGGGAATCAGCCACCATCACCTGCCTGGCCTCCGGTTTCTGGCCCAGAGACATCCTGGTGACATGGACCCAGCAGGACCGGCCCGTGCCCCAGGAAGCCTACACCAACATTGGGCCCGTCcgggaggctgggaaggaggagctcTACTTCATCTACAGCAAACTCAATGTCTTGGCGTCCGAATGGCAGCGGGGGGACACCTACGCCTGCGTGGTGGGGCACGAGGGTCTGCCCATGACCTTCATCCACCGGAGCGTGGACAAAGCCTCCGGTAAACCCACCACCGTCAATGTCTCTGTGATCTTGTCTGACACCGACGTCACTTGCTACTGA